A stretch of the Siniperca chuatsi isolate FFG_IHB_CAS linkage group LG24, ASM2008510v1, whole genome shotgun sequence genome encodes the following:
- the LOC122872361 gene encoding secretin receptor — MEKRNLSDTMKKAGLIGVLLLPQVTSSSRCHPHVNLVKEEEKCMKDLLLLKSHKATENNISVHCKVMWDNLNCWPTASLGETVSQPCPEFFNSEGEVHRNCTANGWTDPLVPHEDACGNALNETLHFLEESSDSHLYFSYVKTMYTAGYTLSLISLTIAITIFCLFRKLHCTRNYIHIQLFISFILRAIFIFIRDSLLFTNEELYHCDYYPVACKVVLMFSNYSILANYSWLLVEGHFLFTLVSRSFFSLKKHFAWYIVLSWGLPFIVIVFWGCAKYFYEDEGCWETRRHEWIWWILRVPVLLTISMNLVFFLGILRILVNKLRMPDSQRNEFSQYKKLIKSTFFLVVLFGLHYILFVFLPVEVSSLVFKICTFAELALSSTQGFVVTVLYCFMNGEVQHEFQRRWRRWRLTQHLPSQPRRHLSSISHSGSPHTQVSLLPCSAGSRTTSRFPVDTVDI; from the exons atggaaaaaagaaacttgTCTGACACAATGAAAAAAGCTGGACTTATTGGAGTGCTACTGTTACCCCAG GTAACATCGTCATCAAGGTGTCATCCTCATGTTAATCTTgtaaaagaggaggaaaagtgcATGAAAGATCTGCTACTTTTAAAGTCACACAAAGCAACAG AAAACAATATCAGTGTACACTGTAAGGTAATGTGGGATAACCTGAACTGCTGGCCAACGGCTTCTCTTGGGGAAACTGTCTCTCAACCATGTCCAGAGTTTTTCAATTCAGAAG GTGAAGTGCATCGCAACTGCACCGCCAACGGCTGGACAGACCCACTCGTCCCACATGAAGATGCATGTGGCAACGCTTTAAATGAGACACTCCACTTTCTTGAAGAG TCCTCAGATTCCCATTTGTACTTCTCCTACGTGAAGACCATGTACACAGCCggatacacactctctctcatctctctcaccaTCGCCATCACCATATTCTGTCTGTTTAG AAAGCTGCACTGTACCAGGAACTACATTCACATCCAGCTGTTTATCTCCTTCATCCTGAGAgccatcttcatcttcatcagagACTCACTGCTGTTTACTAATGAAGAGCTCTACCACTGTGACTACTACCCG GTGGCATGTAAGGTTGTACTTATGTTTTCCAACTACTCCATCCTGGCAAACTACAGCTGGCTGCTGGTGGAGGGTCACTTCCTCTTCACCCTGGTGAGCCGCTCCTTCTTCTCCCTGAAGAAACACTTCGCCTGGTACATCGTTCTAAGCTGGG GTTTAccatttattgttattgtcttCTGGGGGTGTGCCAAGTATTTTTATGAAGACGAAGG CTGTTGGGAAACCAGGAGACATGAATGGATTTGGTGGATACTTCGAGTGCCAGTTCTTCTGACGATATCT ATGAATCTCGTCTTTTTCTTGGGCATTTTGAGGATACTGGTGAACAAACTCAGAATGCCAGATTCACAGAGGAATGAATTCAGCCAGTATAA GAAGCTGATCAAATCCACATTTTTTCTGGTGGTTCTGTTCGGTCTGCATTAcatcctgtttgttttcttacCCGTTGAAGTCAGCAGCTTAGTGTTTAAGATATGCACATTTGCAGAGCTGGCGCTGTCATCCACACAG GGTTTTGTGGTCACTGTGCTCTACTGCTTCATGAACGGAGAG GTGCAGCATGAGTTtcagaggagatggaggaggtggaggctgACTCAGCACCTCCCCAGTCAGCCCAGACGGCATCTAAGCTCCATTAGCCACAGTGGgtctccacacacacaggtctccCTGCTGCCCTGCTCTGCAGGCAGCCGGACAACCAGCAGATTCCCCGTGGATACTGTGGACATATGA